A stretch of Gemmatimonadaceae bacterium DNA encodes these proteins:
- a CDS encoding acyl-CoA dehydrogenase family protein, whose product MADTTHGLASEQEARDVAEAARESEWVQPSFLQELFLGRFRPEIIHPFPADDPEETARAKPFVDALRSYLERYPSDDVDRTGEIPEPLVQELREMGAFGIKIPREYGGLGLSQTSYIRAMGMVTSRDGSLTALLSAHQSIGLPQPLKLFGSDAQKKKYFPRLAKGAISAFALTEVDAGSDPANMRTSADPTPDGSAFILNGQKLWCTNGTRAELMVVMARTPDAVVHGKPKKQITAFIVETSWPGVEIVHRCRFMGLKAIENGVIRFTNVRVPRENILWEEGKGLKLALITLNTGRLTLPASAAYAAKSMVRVAREWSNERVQWGQPIGKHEAVAQKLARMAANTFAMESVAELASKMADRGGYDIRLEAAIAKMWNTEAGWRIVDDTLQIRGGRGYETADSQRARGERPIPIERAMRDFRINLIFEGSSEIMRLFIAREAVDFHFRTAFDLVNPKATGKQRMAALRRSARFYPMWYTSRWVGGFRSYGDFGHLADHMRFIERATRRLGRSIFHAMVKLGPKLEKRQMVLFRAVDIGAELFAMSASCVRAVSVARNGDANAIDLADVFCREARMRIAEHHRNLFGPTDGALYRLSQRVMAGEFTWLEQGIVAMESEETETATAELIAAAR is encoded by the coding sequence ATGGCAGACACCACACACGGACTGGCCTCCGAGCAAGAAGCCCGCGACGTTGCCGAAGCCGCGCGCGAGAGCGAATGGGTCCAGCCGAGCTTTCTTCAAGAATTGTTTCTCGGCCGGTTCAGGCCGGAGATCATTCATCCATTTCCGGCCGACGACCCCGAAGAAACGGCGCGCGCGAAGCCGTTCGTCGATGCCTTACGGAGCTACCTCGAACGGTATCCGTCGGACGACGTGGATCGAACCGGCGAGATCCCCGAGCCGCTCGTGCAGGAGCTGCGCGAGATGGGCGCCTTCGGCATCAAGATTCCGCGCGAATACGGCGGACTCGGACTCTCACAGACGAGCTACATCCGCGCGATGGGCATGGTCACATCGCGCGATGGTTCGCTCACCGCGCTGCTCTCCGCGCACCAGTCCATCGGCCTGCCGCAGCCGCTCAAGTTGTTCGGCAGCGACGCGCAGAAAAAGAAATATTTTCCGCGACTGGCCAAGGGCGCGATCTCCGCGTTCGCGTTGACTGAAGTCGACGCGGGCAGCGATCCCGCCAACATGCGCACCTCCGCCGACCCCACCCCGGACGGCTCGGCCTTCATTCTGAACGGACAGAAGTTGTGGTGCACCAACGGCACGCGCGCGGAACTCATGGTGGTGATGGCGCGCACGCCGGATGCAGTCGTGCACGGCAAGCCGAAGAAGCAGATCACCGCCTTCATCGTCGAGACCAGTTGGCCCGGCGTCGAGATCGTGCACCGCTGCCGCTTCATGGGACTCAAGGCCATCGAGAACGGTGTCATCCGCTTCACCAACGTGCGGGTGCCGCGCGAAAACATTTTGTGGGAGGAAGGCAAAGGCCTCAAGCTCGCGCTGATCACGCTCAACACGGGCCGCCTAACGCTGCCGGCGAGCGCCGCGTATGCGGCCAAGAGCATGGTGCGCGTGGCGCGCGAGTGGTCCAACGAGCGCGTGCAGTGGGGACAACCCATCGGCAAGCACGAAGCCGTGGCGCAGAAGCTCGCGCGCATGGCGGCGAACACCTTCGCGATGGAATCCGTGGCCGAGCTCGCCAGCAAAATGGCCGACCGCGGCGGCTACGACATCCGCCTCGAAGCCGCGATCGCGAAGATGTGGAACACCGAAGCCGGCTGGCGCATCGTCGACGACACGCTGCAGATTCGCGGCGGCCGCGGCTACGAAACTGCCGACTCGCAACGTGCGCGCGGCGAACGCCCGATCCCCATCGAGCGCGCCATGCGCGACTTCCGCATCAATCTCATTTTCGAAGGCTCGTCGGAGATCATGCGATTGTTCATCGCGCGCGAAGCAGTCGACTTCCACTTCCGCACGGCATTCGATCTCGTGAATCCAAAGGCGACGGGCAAGCAGCGCATGGCTGCACTCCGCCGGTCCGCCAGGTTCTACCCCATGTGGTACACGTCGCGCTGGGTGGGCGGCTTCCGGTCGTACGGCGACTTCGGCCACCTCGCCGACCACATGCGCTTCATCGAACGCGCCACCCGCCGGTTAGGCCGATCGATTTTCCACGCGATGGTCAAGCTCGGCCCCAAGCTCGAGAAGCGGCAGATGGTGCTCTTCCGCGCGGTCGACATCGGAGCCGAGCTGTTCGCCATGTCGGCATCGTGCGTGCGCGCAGTGAGCGTGGCCAGGAACGGCGACGCAAACGCGATCGACCTCGCCGATGTGTTCTGTCGCGAAGCCCGGATGCGCATCGCCGAGCACCACCGCAATTTGTTCGGCCCAACGGACGGCGCGCTCTACCGGCTGTCGCAGCGCGTGATGGCGGGCGAGTTCACATGGCTCGAACAGGGCATCGTCGCCATGGAGTCGGAGGAGACCGAAACGGCCACTGCTGAGCTGATCGCGGCCGCGCGCTAG
- a CDS encoding DUF2203 domain-containing protein codes for MKPPPFTADQATRTLPLVSRIVRDIVRLYAKWRERVAELELAAATSRADDPDPRLAVLERDTQDLAAEIEGCIREIQALGAEYKTPLDAGLVDFPAEMDGRPVYLCWRLGEPAVDHWHEIDAGFTGRQPLAVQPIA; via the coding sequence ATGAAGCCCCCGCCATTCACCGCCGATCAGGCCACGCGGACCCTTCCGTTGGTCAGCCGTATCGTGCGCGACATCGTGCGCCTATATGCGAAGTGGCGCGAGCGGGTGGCCGAGTTGGAGCTTGCCGCGGCGACCTCGCGGGCCGACGATCCCGACCCGCGACTCGCCGTGTTGGAGCGTGACACGCAGGACCTGGCCGCCGAGATCGAGGGGTGCATCCGCGAGATCCAGGCGCTGGGCGCCGAATACAAGACGCCCCTCGATGCCGGCCTCGTCGATTTTCCCGCGGAGATGGACGGGCGGCCCGTCTACCTGTGTTGGCGCTTGGGAGAGCCTGCGGTGGATCATTGGCACGAGATCGACGCAGGCTTCACCGGCCGTCAACCGCTTGCCGTCCAACCGATTGCATAA
- a CDS encoding acyl-CoA thioesterase, whose translation MTVPLCPTTRRLRPRTRVRVTSVFVAGLACAIATACHRPKPNPPTADFLLFTADSTFWIHSGPQGIHARGSPIQLARYGGKYYEVYVADDDRSYTDAEIVGQQVWRRDILSGDSSLVFRDTTIEGIEHWYARTHPDDHPLDPNDDSDDDDPRVSATSELDLLDQFGPYVSYEYRADLTLDAGDEWHIARRGVLDLRRARDVSVRDLFGDTTARTLISKGRVLFGQALDSVLASRDARARRAADAIGDFAFDSGSYNLVQRAGKPAIEFVSPGKGSRGGGLTLQLPTIATVSPAWWNVKDAGLPDSSDSSSERWKSGHLQVVARAVAGGDSAQVELIDSARHVWNAGEVEGSVQRLYWLNKPTTDTTTLRALARAFDEAALYSDEARTAMTKVPPESQGTPIAHTASRDGRPVRASQHETSEIMMPQHANVLGHVFGGVILSMMDKAAAVAAIRHARGNCVTVSVDRVDFREPIHVGDLVVMKASVNYAGRTSMEVGVQVEAENMVSGVRRHTNSCYVTFVAIDRNGKPVEVPQVIPETEVERRRYAAAMERRRRRLEERAAEETGRGSGGGAG comes from the coding sequence ATGACCGTACCACTCTGTCCAACCACTCGCCGGCTCCGGCCGCGCACCCGCGTCCGCGTCACCTCCGTTTTCGTTGCCGGACTGGCGTGCGCGATCGCGACGGCATGTCATCGCCCGAAACCAAACCCGCCGACGGCCGACTTCCTCCTCTTCACCGCCGACTCGACGTTCTGGATCCACTCGGGACCGCAAGGCATCCACGCACGCGGGTCGCCCATCCAGTTGGCACGCTACGGCGGCAAATACTACGAGGTGTACGTCGCCGACGATGACCGCTCCTACACCGACGCCGAAATCGTCGGCCAGCAGGTGTGGCGACGAGACATTCTGAGCGGCGACTCGTCGCTCGTGTTCCGCGACACGACGATCGAAGGCATCGAGCACTGGTACGCACGCACCCATCCCGACGACCACCCCCTCGATCCCAACGACGATTCGGATGACGACGATCCGCGCGTCTCAGCGACCAGCGAGCTCGATCTGCTCGACCAGTTCGGACCGTACGTGTCGTACGAATACCGCGCCGACCTCACACTCGATGCCGGCGACGAGTGGCACATCGCTCGACGCGGAGTGCTCGACCTGCGCCGCGCACGCGACGTGAGTGTCCGCGATCTTTTCGGCGACACGACGGCGCGTACACTCATCTCCAAGGGACGCGTCCTGTTCGGCCAGGCGCTGGACTCGGTCCTCGCGTCGCGCGATGCGCGCGCTCGTCGAGCCGCCGACGCCATCGGCGACTTCGCCTTCGACAGCGGCAGCTACAATCTGGTTCAGCGCGCCGGCAAACCGGCGATCGAGTTCGTATCGCCCGGCAAAGGGAGCCGCGGCGGCGGCCTCACGCTCCAGCTGCCGACGATTGCGACCGTGTCGCCCGCGTGGTGGAACGTGAAGGACGCCGGCCTGCCCGACAGCAGCGACTCGTCCAGCGAACGATGGAAAAGCGGACACCTCCAAGTCGTTGCCCGCGCGGTTGCCGGAGGCGACTCGGCGCAGGTCGAATTGATAGACAGCGCGCGACACGTCTGGAACGCCGGAGAAGTCGAAGGATCTGTTCAACGTTTGTACTGGCTGAACAAGCCGACCACCGACACCACAACTTTACGGGCGCTCGCCCGCGCTTTCGATGAAGCTGCCCTCTACTCTGACGAGGCCCGAACCGCGATGACCAAAGTTCCGCCCGAGTCCCAGGGGACTCCGATTGCGCACACCGCTTCTCGAGACGGTCGTCCAGTGCGCGCGTCGCAGCACGAGACCTCCGAGATCATGATGCCGCAGCACGCGAACGTGCTCGGGCACGTGTTCGGAGGTGTCATTCTGTCCATGATGGACAAGGCTGCGGCCGTGGCTGCCATTCGCCACGCGCGCGGGAATTGCGTCACGGTGTCCGTCGATCGCGTCGACTTCCGAGAGCCCATCCACGTGGGCGACCTCGTGGTGATGAAGGCCAGCGTGAACTACGCCGGCCGGACATCCATGGAAGTCGGCGTGCAGGTCGAGGCGGAGAACATGGTTTCGGGCGTACGACGTCACACCAACTCGTGCTACGTCACGTTTGTAGCCATCGACCGAAACGGGAAACCGGTAGAAGTCCCGCAGGTGATTCCGGAGACCGAAGTCGAACGCCGTCGGTACGCAGCGGCGATGGAGCGTCGTCGTCGCCGCCTCGAGGAACGGGCCGCGGAAGAGACAGGCCGTGGAAGCGGCGGCGGCGCGGGATGA
- a CDS encoding threonine/serine dehydratase: MFKDLRPTEIFAAAHRIRDVVRHTPLRLSLSLSERAKRDIYLKLECTQITGSFKLRGAFNTVATLPPEVRARGIVASSAGNHGLGVAWSANHFHAPATIFIPRTAPKVKRDGIEALGAAVNADAQHYDAAMARAMTFARDRDATFIHPCTGDALIAGQGTVALEILEELPTLATIVTPVGGAGLLGGCGVLLRHVAPETHIVGAQSVNTAAMARSLSASSLVPIPSVPTLADGLAGDIDDLAFDIGRHTLDDIVTVDESSIANAIAILARDEALTVEGAGAVGVAAILEGHAPDWPSPVAIVVSGGNIDRDRLDAIVAG, encoded by the coding sequence ATGTTCAAAGACCTGCGCCCAACAGAGATTTTCGCCGCGGCCCATCGCATTCGCGACGTCGTCCGCCATACGCCACTGCGCCTCTCGCTCTCACTAAGCGAACGCGCGAAGCGCGACATCTACCTCAAGCTCGAATGCACCCAGATCACCGGGTCGTTCAAGCTCCGCGGCGCATTCAACACCGTCGCGACACTCCCGCCCGAAGTTCGCGCGCGCGGCATCGTCGCGTCTTCTGCCGGCAACCACGGATTGGGCGTCGCCTGGAGCGCAAATCATTTCCACGCGCCGGCAACCATTTTCATTCCCCGCACCGCTCCCAAGGTCAAACGCGACGGCATCGAAGCACTCGGCGCCGCCGTCAACGCCGACGCGCAACATTATGATGCCGCCATGGCCCGCGCGATGACGTTCGCCCGCGACCGCGACGCTACGTTCATTCACCCGTGCACCGGCGACGCACTCATCGCCGGACAAGGGACCGTCGCCCTCGAAATCCTGGAGGAACTGCCCACCCTCGCAACCATCGTTACGCCCGTCGGCGGCGCCGGACTGCTCGGCGGCTGCGGAGTGCTGTTGCGGCACGTCGCACCCGAAACACACATCGTCGGTGCCCAAAGCGTGAATACTGCAGCCATGGCGCGCTCGCTGTCGGCGTCATCGCTCGTCCCAATACCGTCGGTGCCGACGCTGGCCGATGGTCTCGCCGGCGACATCGATGATCTCGCCTTCGACATCGGACGCCACACGCTCGACGACATCGTCACCGTCGATGAGTCCAGCATCGCAAACGCGATCGCCATCCTGGCGCGAGACGAGGCGCTCACCGTCGAAGGCGCGGGCGCCGTCGGCGTCGCCGCCATTCTCGAGGGACACGCGCCAGACTGGCCCAGTCCCGTCGCCATCGTCGTCAGCGGCGGCAACATCGACCGAGACCGACTGGACGCCATCGTCGCCGGCTGA
- a CDS encoding heavy-metal-associated domain-containing protein: protein MSVALCPSGLPHDPSSLVRSIFPRLRTGTARLVLARLFCGVRITTSVTIQGMLSVHAAHAVFTALTGVEGISTADVKVGRATIEHDGRATHEQIIEAIETAGYVVTEIRDERRLPLLGR, encoded by the coding sequence ATGAGCGTAGCACTGTGCCCGTCCGGCCTGCCTCACGATCCATCTTCTCTCGTCCGTTCGATTTTCCCCCGGCTACGAACCGGTACCGCGCGCCTGGTGCTCGCGCGCTTATTTTGCGGCGTGCGCATCACGACGTCGGTCACCATCCAGGGCATGCTGTCCGTACATGCGGCGCACGCCGTCTTCACCGCTCTGACGGGGGTGGAAGGCATCAGTACCGCAGACGTCAAAGTGGGTCGCGCGACCATCGAACATGACGGTCGGGCGACCCACGAGCAGATCATCGAGGCGATCGAAACGGCCGGCTATGTCGTGACCGAGATCCGCGACGAGCGGCGGCTGCCCTTGCTCGGCCGCTAG
- a CDS encoding cysteine desulfurase-like protein: protein MTSAPVTADGRVQSTDAIRQHFPALERRQAGRWVAYFDGPGGTQVPRMVTDAVTAYLLHHNANTHWAYPTSIETDAAIARARRAIADLLNARDDEIAFGQNMTSLTFHVARGIGRRLSVGDEIVVTELDHHANIAPWRALEAERGVTVRMVRMHPDTGQLDWDDLERSIGRRTRVVAIGAASNALGTITDVARATRLAHAVGAIAFVDAVHYAPHQLVDVRAIGCDFLACSAYKFYGPHLGILYGTSERILEVDVPRLEPAPDTAPERLETGTQNHEGIVGAAAAVDFLASLGAGDTRRARLASAFEALHARGTALITSMWNGLSAIRGVRVFGPPPSSPRTPTISFAVAGRSSTDVARELADRAVYASNGDFYAATVIERIGMAPDGVVRAGCACYTTQDEVDRLVAAVSEIARG, encoded by the coding sequence GTGACGAGCGCGCCCGTCACCGCCGACGGACGCGTCCAGTCCACGGACGCGATTCGCCAACATTTCCCGGCGCTGGAGCGGCGCCAGGCCGGACGCTGGGTCGCCTACTTCGACGGACCCGGTGGCACGCAGGTGCCGCGCATGGTCACCGACGCCGTGACCGCGTACCTGCTGCATCACAACGCCAATACGCACTGGGCATATCCGACGAGCATCGAGACGGATGCGGCGATCGCGCGCGCACGACGCGCCATCGCCGACCTGCTCAACGCCCGCGACGACGAGATCGCGTTCGGGCAGAACATGACGTCGCTCACATTTCACGTAGCGCGCGGCATCGGGCGGCGGCTGAGCGTCGGCGACGAGATCGTGGTGACCGAGCTCGATCACCACGCCAACATCGCGCCGTGGCGCGCGCTCGAGGCGGAGCGCGGTGTGACCGTGCGCATGGTGCGCATGCACCCCGACACGGGGCAGCTCGACTGGGACGATCTCGAGCGGTCGATCGGCAGGCGCACGCGCGTGGTGGCGATCGGGGCCGCGTCCAATGCGTTAGGCACGATCACCGACGTGGCGCGCGCCACGCGGCTCGCGCACGCGGTCGGGGCGATCGCGTTCGTCGACGCCGTGCATTACGCGCCGCACCAGCTCGTCGATGTGCGCGCCATCGGCTGCGACTTCCTCGCGTGCTCGGCCTACAAGTTTTACGGGCCGCACCTGGGCATTCTGTACGGAACCAGCGAGCGCATTCTGGAGGTCGATGTGCCGCGCCTCGAGCCGGCGCCCGACACGGCGCCCGAGCGGCTCGAGACGGGCACGCAGAATCACGAAGGCATCGTCGGCGCCGCGGCGGCCGTCGACTTCCTCGCATCCCTCGGCGCCGGCGACACGCGGCGCGCCCGGCTCGCGTCGGCGTTCGAGGCGCTGCACGCACGCGGCACCGCGTTAATCACGAGCATGTGGAACGGGCTGTCCGCGATTCGCGGCGTGCGCGTGTTCGGGCCGCCGCCATCGTCGCCGCGCACGCCCACGATCTCGTTTGCGGTCGCGGGCCGCTCATCCACTGATGTCGCGCGCGAACTCGCCGATCGCGCAGTCTACGCATCCAACGGCGACTTCTACGCGGCCACGGTGATCGAGCGCATTGGCATGGCGCCCGACGGCGTCGTGCGCGCCGGCTGCGCATGCTACACGACGCAGGACGAGGTCGACCGGCTCGTCGCGGCCGTCAGCGAGATCGCGCGAGGGTGA
- the rnz gene encoding ribonuclease Z: MSLSVRFLGTSAARPTVERGVSSLAIIREGETLLFDCGEGTQRQMMRYGISFALSDIFFTHFHGDHLIGIVGLFRTLALQGRETPFRLWGPRGAARVLRAAAHFGVDRIGFPVEITELEPGNSVARDGYAISAVPVDHRGATALAYVLTEEERRGRFNPELARSLGIPEGPLWGRLHHGQAVTLDDGREVSPSALVGPTRPGRRVALSGDTRPNERLGEAAAGADLLIHEATFGDEEAERAVETGHSTAREAAELAARAGVKRLVLTHFSARYSRDTAALVREARERFPDAIAARDGMEVEIPYAPDAEQGAA; the protein is encoded by the coding sequence ATGTCGCTCTCAGTCCGATTCCTCGGCACGTCCGCAGCCCGTCCAACGGTGGAGCGCGGCGTTTCGTCGCTCGCAATCATCCGCGAGGGCGAAACGCTGCTGTTCGACTGCGGCGAAGGCACGCAGCGACAGATGATGCGGTACGGCATCTCGTTCGCGCTGTCCGACATCTTCTTCACCCACTTCCACGGCGATCACCTCATCGGGATCGTCGGGCTGTTTCGCACCCTCGCACTCCAGGGACGCGAGACCCCGTTCCGGCTCTGGGGCCCGCGGGGCGCCGCACGCGTGCTGCGCGCCGCCGCGCATTTCGGCGTCGATCGGATCGGATTCCCCGTCGAGATCACCGAGCTCGAGCCCGGCAACAGCGTCGCGCGCGACGGCTACGCGATTTCCGCCGTGCCGGTGGACCACCGCGGCGCGACGGCCCTCGCCTACGTCCTCACCGAAGAGGAGCGCCGAGGACGGTTCAATCCGGAGCTGGCGCGTTCGTTAGGCATACCCGAGGGCCCGCTGTGGGGCCGCCTCCATCACGGGCAGGCCGTGACGCTGGACGACGGGCGCGAGGTGTCGCCGTCGGCGCTGGTCGGACCCACCCGCCCCGGACGCCGCGTGGCGCTCTCCGGCGACACCAGGCCTAACGAGCGGTTAGGCGAGGCCGCGGCCGGCGCCGACCTGCTGATCCACGAGGCCACCTTCGGCGACGAGGAAGCCGAGCGCGCCGTGGAGACCGGGCATTCCACGGCGCGCGAAGCCGCGGAGCTCGCCGCGCGCGCCGGCGTCAAACGCCTCGTGCTCACGCATTTCTCGGCGCGCTACTCGCGCGATACCGCTGCGCTGGTGCGGGAAGCCCGCGAACGATTCCCCGACGCAATCGCGGCGCGTGACGGGATGGAGGTCGAGATCCCGTACGCGCCGGATGCGGAGCAGGGCGCAGCGTGA
- a CDS encoding NAD(P)-dependent oxidoreductase, with protein MTQIAFLGLGAIGTPMARHLAQPPFTLTVWNRTRARADEFARSTGARAAATPREAATGAVFVVTCLPTSREVESLLDGADGLIAGMARGSMLIDCTSGDPATSRRIAARLGERGIGFVDAPVSGGTVGAERGTLTVMCGGDAESFERARPVIDAFGEKLVHCGPVGTGHALKSVNNALLAVHVWATGEGLAALAKAGVSPKIALDVINASSGRSNTSQNLFPERVLTRAFPRTFRLALLDKDVGIAAGVAREQHVASPLLQLTSELFRAARTLLGEEADHVEAVRVIEAWSGVEIT; from the coding sequence ATGACTCAGATCGCATTCCTCGGATTGGGCGCGATCGGCACGCCAATGGCGCGCCACCTCGCCCAACCGCCGTTCACACTCACGGTATGGAACCGCACGCGCGCACGCGCGGACGAATTCGCACGCAGCACGGGCGCGCGCGCCGCGGCCACGCCGCGAGAGGCGGCGACGGGCGCCGTCTTCGTCGTCACGTGCCTGCCGACGTCCCGCGAGGTCGAGTCGCTGCTCGACGGCGCCGATGGCCTGATCGCCGGCATGGCGCGCGGCAGCATGCTCATCGACTGCACGTCGGGTGACCCGGCGACATCGCGCCGCATCGCGGCACGGTTAGGCGAGCGCGGCATCGGCTTCGTCGATGCGCCGGTGAGCGGCGGCACCGTGGGCGCCGAGCGCGGCACGCTGACGGTGATGTGCGGCGGAGACGCCGAGTCGTTCGAGCGCGCGCGGCCCGTCATCGATGCGTTCGGCGAAAAGCTCGTCCACTGCGGCCCGGTCGGCACCGGCCACGCGCTCAAATCGGTGAACAACGCGCTGCTGGCGGTGCACGTGTGGGCCACCGGCGAAGGACTCGCCGCGCTCGCCAAAGCGGGCGTGTCGCCCAAGATCGCGCTGGACGTGATCAACGCATCGAGCGGACGCAGCAACACATCGCAGAACCTGTTTCCCGAGCGCGTGCTCACGCGCGCATTTCCGCGCACGTTTCGCCTGGCGCTGCTCGACAAGGACGTCGGCATCGCGGCCGGCGTCGCGCGCGAGCAGCACGTCGCGTCGCCGCTCTTGCAGCTCACGAGCGAACTGTTCCGCGCCGCGCGCACATTGTTAGGCGAAGAGGCCGATCACGTCGAGGCCGTGCGCGTCATCGAAGCGTGGTCGGGGGTCGAGATCACGTGA
- a CDS encoding SURF1 family protein, with translation MTWRTVIGCVVAAGAAALFARLGVWQLHRLAERRAFNAQFEQRLAAAPVPLDSIPRDTALAKYRRVRVHGTFDYDHQFVITGRSRDGAPGVFLITPLKPDTGARAVLVNRGWVYSPDASSVNASLWLEPERTTVDGFIEPMPARTHDTSQSATNPRAWRELDYARATADLPYAIEPYSVVELANGPRPVGAPTRLQLPAMDDGPHLSYAIQWFTFAAIALYGAVYLLWLEHRGSG, from the coding sequence ATGACGTGGCGCACGGTCATCGGATGCGTCGTCGCCGCGGGCGCGGCGGCGCTGTTCGCACGGTTGGGCGTGTGGCAACTGCACCGGCTCGCCGAACGCCGCGCGTTCAATGCGCAGTTCGAGCAGCGGCTGGCTGCGGCGCCGGTGCCGCTCGACAGTATCCCGCGCGACACCGCGCTCGCGAAATATCGCCGCGTGCGCGTCCACGGCACGTTCGACTACGACCACCAGTTCGTCATCACCGGCCGCTCGCGCGATGGTGCGCCCGGCGTATTCCTCATCACGCCGCTCAAGCCCGACACGGGCGCCCGCGCCGTGCTCGTGAATCGCGGCTGGGTCTACTCGCCCGATGCGTCGTCGGTGAACGCCTCGTTGTGGCTCGAGCCCGAACGCACCACCGTCGATGGATTCATCGAACCGATGCCCGCGCGCACCCACGACACATCGCAGTCCGCCACCAATCCGCGCGCATGGAGAGAGCTCGACTACGCGCGCGCCACGGCGGATCTGCCTTACGCAATCGAGCCGTACAGCGTCGTCGAGCTGGCAAACGGACCGCGTCCGGTCGGCGCCCCGACTCGACTCCAGTTGCCGGCCATGGACGACGGTCCGCACCTGAGCTACGCGATTCAGTGGTTCACGTTCGCCGCCATTGCGCTCTACGGCGCCGTCTACCTGCTCTGGTTGGAACATCGCGGATCAGGTTGA
- a CDS encoding putative glycoside hydrolase translates to MRKTLWFVAVSAACGLAALCPTLSAQAGPAAAARPVSLDDTTIVRALYVNRWASQSPRRMRQLIALADSTEINALVIDMKDEFGLNFESTDPVVERNAGHGGRIPHLAELLDTLKAHRIRPIARLVVFKDSVAARVNPDHVIHQPNGQPWRDKKGLTWVDPYDTTIWDYDIRVAEEMARLGFAEVQFDYIRFPEPYPSLPPQVFRDANGMTKPQALVRFLEAACPRVRKAGALCTADIFGLVTTVPGALEVGQQWEPLSPRLDVLLPMVYPSLYPHGAFGLALPNANPYQVIYDATSRAHERDLKLRIGSSAHVRPWLQAFTLGKPRYGAHELEEQKRAVYDAGYDSWTLWNPGSLYEAFVPALEKTTVSRKKPFGSKEASR, encoded by the coding sequence ATGCGAAAAACTTTGTGGTTCGTCGCCGTGTCCGCCGCGTGCGGGCTTGCGGCTCTCTGCCCAACGCTCTCGGCGCAGGCGGGGCCGGCGGCCGCGGCGCGTCCGGTGTCGCTCGACGACACGACGATCGTGCGCGCGTTGTACGTGAATCGTTGGGCGTCGCAGAGTCCGCGCCGCATGCGGCAGCTCATCGCGCTGGCCGATTCGACGGAGATCAACGCGCTCGTGATCGACATGAAGGATGAATTCGGCCTCAACTTCGAGTCGACGGATCCGGTCGTGGAGCGGAACGCGGGACACGGGGGCCGCATTCCCCATCTGGCCGAGCTGTTGGACACGCTCAAGGCGCACCGCATCCGGCCGATCGCGCGGCTGGTGGTGTTCAAGGATTCGGTGGCGGCGCGCGTGAATCCCGACCACGTGATCCATCAGCCTAACGGGCAACCCTGGCGCGACAAGAAGGGCCTGACGTGGGTGGATCCCTACGACACGACGATCTGGGACTACGACATCCGGGTCGCCGAGGAGATGGCCCGGTTAGGCTTCGCCGAGGTGCAGTTCGATTACATCCGGTTCCCCGAGCCGTATCCCAGTCTGCCGCCGCAGGTGTTCCGCGATGCGAACGGGATGACGAAACCGCAGGCGCTGGTGCGTTTTCTCGAGGCGGCATGTCCGCGCGTCCGGAAAGCGGGCGCGCTCTGTACCGCCGACATCTTCGGATTGGTGACGACGGTCCCGGGCGCCCTCGAGGTGGGCCAGCAGTGGGAGCCGTTATCGCCGAGGCTGGACGTGCTGCTGCCGATGGTGTATCCGTCGCTTTATCCGCACGGCGCGTTCGGGCTGGCGCTGCCTAACGCCAACCCGTACCAGGTAATCTACGATGCGACGAGCCGCGCGCACGAGCGCGACCTCAAGCTCCGGATCGGTTCGTCGGCGCACGTGCGCCCGTGGCTGCAGGCGTTCACGTTGGGCAAGCCGCGCTACGGGGCGCACGAGCTGGAGGAACAGAAGCGGGCGGTGTACGACGCGGGCTACGACAGTTGGACGCTGTGGAACCCGGGCTCGTTGTACGAGGCGTTCGTGCCCGCGCTCGAGAAGACGACGGTCTCGCGCAAGAAACCGTTCGGGAGCAAGGAAGCGTCTCGCTAG